TGATGCAGGACAGATCCAACTCGCGCCATTGCCCGATCCCGTATCATAGGTATTAGTCCAAAGTGTATCGCCACTAGCATCGATGCGGATGACGTAAGCACTCGCTCCCGTGCTAGGGTCGCTGGTCGTTACAGCGGTCCCAGCAATAATGGCACCACCATCACTGGTAAGCACCATCGCCGAACCATCATCATCGTATGGCCCGCCATAGGTCCGGGACCATAGGACATTGCCTGTTGTATTGGTCTTCACTACGTAGACATCTCTGCCCAAAGCTCCAAAGCTCTCTGTTGAGCCGACCATCATGGATCCACCGTCATTCGTCTCTTCAACTGCTGCACAATAGTCACGCTCCGATCCGCCAAAGGTTCTCGACCATTGAACTTCTCCGTTCGCGTTCGTCCGCACCAGATACATGTCACCCGTAACACTGTGGGTCCAATTAATTCCAGCAAGAACGAACCCACCATCCGCAGTATTCGCTATTGCACGCCCATTCGCATCTTCGATGGAATTCTTGAAGGTCTGGGAGTGGGAAAGGACACCGTTAAGCAAGACTGCGCTAATAAAAGTAAGTGAACGGTTCATATGCAATTCTACTAAAGTTCGACCAGTGCGATCTGGTCCGGTGACACAAGGACATATCATACAATTGGGCCTATGGTCCCTTTAGAGACGTGTAAAATACTTTAGGTTGCCGCTATTCGCAGCGCATTTTTTAATGTTCAATGATCCGGGTATTCGCTTCGAACGAGAAATCCCAACAAGCTGAAAGCGCTCAGCCTGTTATTGACGCTGTCAGAGTTCCCGAATTCGAAGAACTTTGAATGATCGGGGAGTTTCTTCTACGGTCCCGTCCGGAAATTAGAAACCACAGATCATTTATGGGCTTTGCAGCGGGGCGTAACAGAGGAATATTATTTTAGGCATGCCTCTTGCAAGGAGTCTGGTATGCAGCTCTTGAAAACCATCAGTCGGTTCCTCTCCAACAAGGAGGAGAACACCCATAAGGAGGTTGGTGAATTCGATCAGTCTCCTGTCATTCACCGCGATGCCTACATCGCTCGTCGGGACCGCCTTTCACAATGGCTGGATGAACAACGTGATGTTTCCCGCAGGCCATTCTTCGTTCCTACGGGAGACGCTGAGGTGCGACCCGCTACCGTGGACATTAAGAGAAAGTAGGTACGCTCATGATAGCGGATAACACCTATTAACGTGCTAGCACGAATTCAATTCACCGGACCTGCTTACCTTCGCCGCGGATGTACCGCTGGCTTGTCATAGTTCTCCTTGGCTCCTACGTCTGCTCGATCACTGAATTGCATCAGTTGATCAAGCTACCCGGTCTTATTGCCCATTACGTTGAACATGCACAGGAAGACGCGGATGAGACGATCCTCTGTTTCTTGGCCGATCATTATTTGAGCGGCTCGCATAAACACACGGACAGTGGACATGGAAGCGAACTTCCGTTCCAAGGTGATCACGACTGCACTTCGCACACGGTGCAGATCGCTGTTCCGATGCCGCCGAACACACCTGTTTTCACTTGCTCTGTAAGCATTCCCGATCCACCTGTGATCGATGACATGTCGTACTCCTTTCTGTTAAGCGACGACGTGTGGCAACCGCCAAAAGCGTAGTTGATATTCGCCCGGATGTGTCCGGGCAAAGTCGTTGACCCCGTTTCCCCGTATTTCCGTGGGGGATGATCCCGATCCAAACGTCCAATAGCGGTCTACCCTGCCATCCCGGCCTAGAGCCGGGAGGGTCGACGTTACAGGAGCCATATTCCATTTCGCATTTCAATGATCGATCGCATAATAACATTCAGTGTACGCAATAAACTGATCACCGGTCTGCTGCTCTTGGCCCTTATCGGCTGGGGTGCTTATTCCGTGAGCCGATTACCCATCGACGCACTGCCCGATGTCACCAATAACCAAGTGCTGGTGAATACCATTGCGCCCAACCTTGCCACGCAAGAGGTGGAGAAATTCATCACCTTCCCCTTGGAACAGGCCTTCAAGAACCTGCCGGATGTAGTGGAACTACGCAGCGTTTCGCGCAGCGGCCTTTCGGTGATCACCGTAGTGTTCAAGGATGCCTTGGACCCGAACCTTGCACGGCAATGGGTAGGCGAACGCATTCTACAGGTGCAGGCCAACATACCACCGGGTTATGGCACACCGGAGATCGCACCGCCAACGACGGGTACGGGCGAGATCTACCAATACACACTGGCCGTGGACAGTGCACACAAGGATAAGTACGACCTGATCGAACTACGCACCTTGCAGGACTGGGTGGTGCGCCAGCACTTGCTCGGCGTGCCCGGCGTGATCGATGTGAGCAGCTTCGGCGGTCTGTTGAAACAGTATGAAGTAAGCGTGGATGCACGGCGTTTGGCAGGAGCGAAACTTTCATTGTTGGATGTGTTCGCCGCCTTGCAGAACAACAACAGCAACACCGGCGGTAGCTACATCGAGAAAGGACCGAACATCTACTTCATCCGCGGCGAAGGATTAGTGACCTCGCTGAAGGACATGGAGAACATCGTGGTGAGTTCACGTGGCGGCAGTCCGGTGCGGATCCGCGATGTGGCCGAAGTGCGCTTTGGGCACGCGGTGCGCTACGGTGCACTTACCCGCAATGGCGAGGGAGAAGCAGTAGGTGGTGTTGTACTGATGCTGAAAGGAGCGAACGCCTTGGCGACCGTTACCGCTGTGAAGGAACGCATGGTCGATGTACAGCACAGTCTACCGGAAGGCGTACACATTGATGCATTCGTGGATCGCGCGAAATTGGTGAACAAGACCATCGGTACCGTAGAGCACAACTTGCTGATGGGTGCGTTGATCGTGATCGGTGTGCTGATCCTCTTGCTCGGCAATTGGAGAGCCGGATTGATCGTTGCTACGGTGATCCCCTTGGCGTTGCTCTTCGCGATCTCATGCATGGTGGTGGCCGGGCAAAGTGCGAACCTGATGAGCATGGGTGCGCTGGATTTCGGATTGATCGTGGACGGTGCCGTGATCGTGGTGGAAGGAATGATGTTCGCCTTGCACCAACGCTTCGGAGGTCAACGACTTTCGCGCGAGTGCATGGATGATGAAACGATCACCAGTGCGGGCAGCATCATGAAGAGCGCCGTGTTCGGGCAGGTCATCATCCTGATCGTGTACGTTCCCATTTTCGCGCTGATCGGTGTGGAAGGAAAGATGTTCCGGCCGATGGCGTTCACGGTGAGTTTCGCGATCATCGGTGCACTGATCCTTAGTCTTACCTATGTGCCTTGGGCAACGTCGATCTTCCTAAGCAAGGACATTCCTAAAGGGGAAAGCTGGAGCGAACGCATGATCCACCGGTTGCAGAACTGGTACGCGCCGAAGTTGCGTTTCCTGTTGCATCATCACCGCATGGTGCTCGGCAGTGCGCTGCTGTTGTTCCTTGTGGCCATGGTCGCTTTCGATCGCTTGGGAGGTGAGTTCATTCCGGAATTGGACGAGGGGGATTTCGCTACCAACGTCGTGATCCGGCAGGGCAGCAATCTGAGCGAGAGCATTCAGGTAAGTAATGAACTGGCACGGATACTTATGAAGAACTTCCCCGAGGTGAAAGAGGTGGTGGGCAAGATCGGATCCAGCGAAATACCTACGGATCCCATGCCGATCGAAAGCCAGGACCTCTTGATCGTGATGAAGGACAAGGACCAGTGGGTAACCACCAAGGACCGTGAACACATGGCCGATCTGATGAGCGAAAAAATGAACGTGATACCCGGTTTGAACTTGAGCTTTGAACAACCCATCCAAATGCGGTTCAACGAGTTGATCGCCGGTGTTAAAAGCGATATCGCCGTGAAGATCTATGGAGATGATCTGGATCAATTGTTCAAGAGCGGGAATGAAGTGGCCGCGCTGATCGGCACCATCGACGGTGCCACGGATATCAAGGTAGAACAGGTGGTAGGTATGCCTCAATTGGTGGTGAACTATGATCGCGAACGCGTAGCGCAGTACGGTCTCAACATCGCCGATCTCAACCGTGTGCTCAATACCGCGCTGGCCGGTGGACATGCAGGTGTGGTGTATGAAGGGGAACGTCGTTTCGACCTTGTGGTACGCTTGGCGGATATGCGCGATGCGGATGCCGACAAGGTGAAAAGCATATTGGTTCCATTGCCCAATGGTGCGCAGATGCCGCTTGGCCAGTTGGCCGAGATCGGTTTCCAAAGTGCCCCTGCGCAAGTGAGCCGCGAGAACGGCGCACGGCGCATCGTCGTGGAGACCAACGTGCGCGGTCGCGATATCCAAAGTGTAGCCAAGGACATCCAGAAAGCGATCGATGCGAAGTTGAAATTACCGACGGGTTACTTCGTGGAATACGGCGGAACGTTCAAGAACCTGGAACAAGCAAGTGCGCGGTTGATGCTCACCGTGCCGCTTGCCTTGGCATTGATCTTCATTCTCCTGTTCTTCGCATTCGGTTCGGTGAAGCAAGCGCTGATCATCTTCAGTGCAGTGCCACTCGCAGCAGTCGGTGGCGTATTCGCACTTTCGATCCGCTCACTTGATTTCAGTATCAGTGCAGGCATCGGATTCATCGCACTCTTCGGTGTAGCGGTGTTGAACGGCATTGTACTGATCAGCTACTTCGATCAGTTGGAGCGATCCCGTGACGCAGCATTGGATGACGGATCCGGCATAACGGATGATGAAAAGGCTGAACGCATTACTGAACGTGTGATCAGCGGAACGCTCGCGCGGCTGCGTCCAGTACTCGCGACAGCGGCAGTGGCATCGCTCGGTTTTCTACCGATGGCATTAAGCAACAGTGAGGGCAGTGAAGTACAACGTCCCTTGGCCACCGTGGTGATCGGCGGTCTGATCAGTTCCACGCTGCTGACGCTCGTTGTATTGCCGGTGCTCTATCATCTTGTGTATACCCGCAGGCGCAAACGGTCATCCGGTACGTCAGCGACCGTCGTACCCGCATTGTTGCTCCTGCTCTTCGTTGGAACAAGTGCCCAAGCGCAAGTGCTTCCGCTGGACAGCGCAGTGAGCCGCGCGTTGCGAACGCATCCTACAATTACCGCAGCCGAGTTGAATGTTCAACAGCAGGAGGTCCTGCGCAGAACAGCGTTCCAGCTCAACCCGATCAATGCGCAATACCAGCACGGGCAGATCAATAGCGGGTATGCGCGCGACTTCAATCTGCAGGCCACTACCGGGATCGATTTCCCTACGGTGATCGCGCAACGTGCGGCCTACCTGAAAGAAAGTTTACGCTTGGCGGAAGCGGATCAGTTGACCACACGGAGCGTGGTGAAGGAGAGTGCAGGCGGTGCCTATTTGCAATGGACCATGGCCGCAGAGCAGATCGCATTGCTGAAACGCTTGGACACCATCTATTCACGACTTGCAACCTATGCCGACCGCAAGTTCGAAGTAGGACAGACGGGCAGATTGGAGAAGGTGAGTGCGCAAAGCAGTGCTGACCAGATAGCCATTGAATTGCGCAGGGCGGAAGGCGATCTTGCAGTCTACCAAGCCGAACTGGAACGCTGGACCGGTGGATTGAACGGCGCACTACCGGACACGAATTCGATGACCCTTCTTGCGCACGCACCGGATCCCGATGTTGGCATGGATCCCGTTCTACTGCAAGAACAACAGCGTGTCGCACTCGCAGAGAAAGCCTGGAAATTGGAACGCAGTCAGTGGGCACCCAGCTTGCAAGGTGGCGGATTCTACCAGAGCCTGGATGGTCTTTCACCCTTCAGCGGATACCTGATCGGTGCATCGATGCCACTACCCGGCAGCGGACAAGGAGTGCGCACAAAAGCTGCGCGCTTGCGCAGCGAGATCGCACAACAACAGTTCGAGGATGTCCGTCGCACCCGCAGTACGGAGCTGATACGAACGCGCACACGGCTGGTGCAATTGCGCGAGAACCTTGCGTACTACGAAGGCACCGGAACTGCACTGGCATCAACACTTCGCGGCGATGCCGAACGCGCATATCTCAACGGCGATGTCGGTTACATGGAATTCATACAAGGGGTCGATCGCTCCTACCGCATCGATAGCGAACACTTGCGCACACGATTCGAGCTCGCGCTTACACTGCTTCATTTAAAGAGTTTACTAGGCCAATAATTACGTGACCAATGAATAAGGGAATCAAGAATTCAACAAGGAACATGCGCTACCTCCTCCCCATCGCGCTGATATTACTGCTCGGTGCATGCAGAAGCGAACCCACCACGACCGCTGCACCAGAAGCAACGATGGATCATGCCACGGATCACGGCCCGGAGGTAGTGCTCACTGCAGATCAAGTGAAAGCGATCGGCTTGGTAACAGGAACAATGGAACAACGCGGATTGAAGTCGTCCTTGAAAGCGAACGGGCATCTTGCACTACCTCCGGACCAGAATGCGCAAGTGAGCATACTGATCGGCGGTCTGGTAAGGTCGGTGCTGGTGGAAGAAGGACAGCATGTGGAGAAAGGCACCCTGCTCGCCACCTTGGAGAGCTTGGAGCATCTGCAATTGCAACAGGACTATCTGGTAACGGTATCCGATCTGGACGTATTCGATGCGGACCTTACGCGTCAACAGGATCTACAGACCGATCGCATCAATGCAACAAAAACAGTGGAACGCGCACAGGCCGATGCAAGCAGCGCACGTGCGCGCAAAGCAGGGTTGGCCGCCAAGCTGCGGCTCTTCGGAACGGATCCCGCGCGACTGACACCGGAGAACATGAGTGCGGCCTATTCCGTGCGTGCACCCATCACCGGTAACCTGAAACGCATCAACGTCAACCTCGGCCAATTCGCAGAACCCAACAAACCACTCTTCGAGATCGTGGACACGCGCCGGTTGCACATCGACCTGAATGTGTTCGAGCAGGATGTGGCCAAGGTGAAGATCGGTCAGCAGGTCGTCTTCGGACATGCAGGGGAACCGGTGGGCCAACATACCGCCGTTGTCTTCGCGATCAACAAAGCATTCGAGACGGATCAACAAGCCGTGTTGGTGCATGCACGCTTGGATGATACCGGTGAGGAATTGTTGCCGGGCATGTACATCGAAGCACTGATCAGGATCGACAGCACACAGGCATGGAGCCTACCGAACGATGCCGTGGTGAGCAATGGCGATGAACATTACATCTTTGTTGAGGAAGGAACAGGGGCGGCCTCTGAGGCTGGCACCGGCACGTTCCGGCAAGTGTCGGTGCGCATTGGTGCAAGTGAGTTAGGCTACACGGAAGTGAAACCATTGACCGCTTTGGAGCCGGATGCGCGGATCGTGATCAAGGGTGCGTACTACCTGCTGAGCGAACTAACAAAAGGTTCGGGGGAACACGGGCATTGATGGGCTCACTTCCAAACCAGCACCACCAACCCAGCGACCATCAACGAACCGCCGAGCGCCAAACGCCATGTGAGCGGTTCCTTCAGGATCCACACGGAGAGCAGGATGGTGATCACAATGCTGGCCTTATCGATCGTGGAGACCAACGCTACACTCCCCTCTTTCATAGCGCGGTAATAGAAGAGCCACGATAGGAATGTTGTAACGCCGGAGAGGCACAGGAACAACAGGTCATTGCGTGTGAGCAATTTCAATTCCGTTACCTGCCGGAACGCGAGTGAATTGATCCACACCAACGCAAAGATCAGCGTGGTGCGCACCGCGAGCGCCACATCGCCGCTCACGTTCTTCATGCCGAGCTTGGCGATCACCGCTGTAATACCAGCGAAGACCATGGAGATCAACGCAAAGAGCACAGAGCGTTCCATCGTGCTCTGATCAGAACAACGGCCGTACCGGTTCGTTGTCCAGCACTTTCGCGATCTTTTCCATCACCGCGGTGGTCAACTTGTCCTGCGCTTCCACAGCACCAAGGTTCTCTTTGAGCTGTGCTTCCTTGCTTGCGCCAAGGATCACCGTGCTAACGTTCGGGTTCTTCAAACACCACGCAAGCGACATTACAGGAAGTGAGAGATCCAGCTTTTCGGCGATCACTTTCAGCTTATCCACTTTCTTCAAGCGCGCTTCGGTCAGCTCGCGTTCACGCAACCAATCCAACCCTTCCATGGTGAGGCGGGTTCCTTTGCTCGCTTTGGTGTCACGGTGTTTTCCGCTGAGTATGCCGCTCGCCAACGGACTCCAGATCGTTGTGCCTAGTCCAACGGTCTTGTAAACTTGGCTGAATTCCACTTCCACTTTATCGCGGTGGAACATGTTGTATTGCGGTTGCTCCATGATCGGTCCGATCAAATGGTTCTGCTTGGCGAACATATGCGCTTCCATGATCTCCTGCGCACTCCATTCACTGGTTCCCCAATACAGGATCTTGCCTGCCATGATCAGTTGGTGCATGGTCCACACGGTCTCTTCGATCGGTGTGTTCTTGTCCAGCCGATGACAGAAGAAGAGGTCGATGTATTCCACTTGCAATCGCTTGAGCGCATCGTTACACCCTTCAACAACATGCTTGCGGTGCAACCCGACCTGTGTCGGCAATTTGCCACCCGCACCAAAGAACACCTTGCTGCTCACGATCCACGAATCGCGGCTCCACTTCATCTTCTTCAACACTTTGCCCATGACGCGCTCACTTTCTCCGCGTGCGTAGATCTCTGCATTGTCGAAGAAGTTGATGCCACCATCGTAGGCGACCTTCATCAACTTTTCTGCAACGGGATCGGTGATCTGCTTACCGAACGTGAGCCAAGAGCCCAATGAAACTTCTGATACTTGGAGGCCGGATGTGCCTAGTCTGCGGTAGCGCATGGTGTTCACTGATGTATTAGGCTAGTTGAACGACAAAGGTATCAACTCACACCACCCTGCCATCATCCATTTCAATGATCCTGTCCGTGCGCTTTGCGAAATCCTCATCGTGGGTGACCACCAATAAACTGCGCTTGTGTTCCGAAGCGATCCGTTGGAAGATCTCGAATACGATCTCGCTGTTCTTGCTATCCAGGTTACCGGTGGGTTCATCGCCCATGATGATGAGCGGATCATTGATCAACGCACGTGCGATCGCTACCCGCTGCTTCTGGCCACCGCTGATCTGGTTGGCACTTTTCAATGCTTGTTCACCGATATCCAATTCCTTGAGCAACTCCATGGCGCGGTGTTCAACTTCCGCCTTGCTTTTCTTACCCAGCTTCAAACCCGGCAACATCACATTGTGCAACACACTGAACTCCGTAAGCAAGTAATGGAACTGGAAAACGAAGCCGATCTTTTCATTGCGGATACGCGCCAACCGTGATCCCGACTTTCCACGGGTCGCTTCGCCATCGATGAGCAACTCGCCCTCGTAGTCCGTATCCATGGTACTGAGGATGTACAACAACGTGCTTTTGCCACAGCCGCTCTTTCCGGTGATGCTCACGAACTCCCCGCGCTTCAATTCCAACGAGACCTCCTTCAGCACTTTCACCGTAACCGGATCATGGAAGGACTTGCTCACCTTCACCACTTCCAATGCATTCACTTCACTGCTCATTTTCCGCGGATGATCTCTACTGGGTCTATCTGGCTGGCCTTACTGGCCGGGAACCATCCTGCCACCCAGGTGGTGAGCAAAGCAAAGGTTACTGCTATGACATAGTAACTGATCGAGTAGTCGATCGGGAAGGTGGTGATCGTTGGCAAAGCAGCTGTTACGAAAGGAGTGTTGTCGACCACTAATTGTAAGCCTATTCCAACTACCAATCCACCCACCGCTCCAACTATGCCGATGATGATGCTGAGCAACAAGAAGATCGTGCGCACATCGCTGCCATTGAAACCGGTTGCCTTGAGGATCGCGATCGCATCGAGCTTTTCATAGATCATCATGTTCAGGATGTTGTAGATGCCGAAGCCCGCTACGATCAACAGAACAATGCCCACTGCGTAGCTGATGATGTTGCGCACATCGCTACCTGTTTCGAACTGCGCATTTGCCGTTTGTATGTCGACGGCCTGCACACCAAAGCGCGATGTGAATTCCTTCGCCATGGCAGGCGCATCCGCAATGTCATGCAACTTCACATTGATGTCCGTGAGGTAACTTCCGGGGCGCACCAATAATTTCTGCACCGTCTTGATGTTCGCGAAGCACTGCACTTTGTCGTAGTCCGCCATACCACTTTGGAAGTAGCCCACCACGCGCAGCATTGCACGGTCGCCGGTTGCGGTGGTCACCTGCACCACATCGCCGATCTTTGCTTCCATCAGCTCCGCCAACCCTTTGCCCAGTACGATGGTGTTGTTGCTTGTCGCGAGATCGCTCGGATCACCTTGCACCAGGTAATCATTGAAGGTGTAGTACTGCACTTCCTTCATGACATCCACGCCGTTCACGATCCCGTTCAGATCAGTGGTGCCGATATTGAACAGCACCTGCGCTACCAGCCGTGGTGAAACAGCAAGCACACGTTCATCATTCTCTAATGCGGACATGATCGCCGTTGCATTGCGCAAACGCGGTAGGTCGTCCTTTGGTTTAATGCTACGGATGAAATGATGCGTGCTATCACCCGTGTGATGGAATGCTTTTTCGATGGGCTGCTCTGTTGAAGGATGCAGTTCATTGTACAAACGAACGTGCGGTGTCCGGTTCAGGATAAGACCATCCAACAACGTGTTCAAGCCGTTCATGAAACCCAAGAGCGTAACGAACATGGCAATGCTGAACATGACACCCACCGCTGCCACGATGCTCTGTCGCAACTTGGCCCGCAATAACGTAATGGCGATGTCGATCAGCAGTTGCATGGCCGCTGATCAAGGCTTGTAAAGTGTCGTGTTGGCATCTATGCCTTCCAAGATCTCCACCTGTTGCAGATCGCGTGCGCCGAGCTTTACGGCCTTCCGTTCGTCCTTACCGATGAGCACGAACCCATTGTCCACCACATAGCTTGCCGGCACGGTGAGTGCGTTCTCTTTCGTACGCAATACAATGCTCGCTTCCACCGTGAAATTCGGATACAACATAGCAGGCGTTTCCGTGAAACGTGCTTCCACTTTGAACGTGCGCGAGCGCTGATCCATGAGCGGGATGATGCGCGTGATCTCCGCCGCGAAGGCTTGATCCGCGTAACTATCCAACGTCACGTACACCATC
The nucleotide sequence above comes from Flavobacteriales bacterium. Encoded proteins:
- a CDS encoding CusA/CzcA family heavy metal efflux RND transporter, with amino-acid sequence MIDRIITFSVRNKLITGLLLLALIGWGAYSVSRLPIDALPDVTNNQVLVNTIAPNLATQEVEKFITFPLEQAFKNLPDVVELRSVSRSGLSVITVVFKDALDPNLARQWVGERILQVQANIPPGYGTPEIAPPTTGTGEIYQYTLAVDSAHKDKYDLIELRTLQDWVVRQHLLGVPGVIDVSSFGGLLKQYEVSVDARRLAGAKLSLLDVFAALQNNNSNTGGSYIEKGPNIYFIRGEGLVTSLKDMENIVVSSRGGSPVRIRDVAEVRFGHAVRYGALTRNGEGEAVGGVVLMLKGANALATVTAVKERMVDVQHSLPEGVHIDAFVDRAKLVNKTIGTVEHNLLMGALIVIGVLILLLGNWRAGLIVATVIPLALLFAISCMVVAGQSANLMSMGALDFGLIVDGAVIVVEGMMFALHQRFGGQRLSRECMDDETITSAGSIMKSAVFGQVIILIVYVPIFALIGVEGKMFRPMAFTVSFAIIGALILSLTYVPWATSIFLSKDIPKGESWSERMIHRLQNWYAPKLRFLLHHHRMVLGSALLLFLVAMVAFDRLGGEFIPELDEGDFATNVVIRQGSNLSESIQVSNELARILMKNFPEVKEVVGKIGSSEIPTDPMPIESQDLLIVMKDKDQWVTTKDREHMADLMSEKMNVIPGLNLSFEQPIQMRFNELIAGVKSDIAVKIYGDDLDQLFKSGNEVAALIGTIDGATDIKVEQVVGMPQLVVNYDRERVAQYGLNIADLNRVLNTALAGGHAGVVYEGERRFDLVVRLADMRDADADKVKSILVPLPNGAQMPLGQLAEIGFQSAPAQVSRENGARRIVVETNVRGRDIQSVAKDIQKAIDAKLKLPTGYFVEYGGTFKNLEQASARLMLTVPLALALIFILLFFAFGSVKQALIIFSAVPLAAVGGVFALSIRSLDFSISAGIGFIALFGVAVLNGIVLISYFDQLERSRDAALDDGSGITDDEKAERITERVISGTLARLRPVLATAAVASLGFLPMALSNSEGSEVQRPLATVVIGGLISSTLLTLVVLPVLYHLVYTRRRKRSSGTSATVVPALLLLLFVGTSAQAQVLPLDSAVSRALRTHPTITAAELNVQQQEVLRRTAFQLNPINAQYQHGQINSGYARDFNLQATTGIDFPTVIAQRAAYLKESLRLAEADQLTTRSVVKESAGGAYLQWTMAAEQIALLKRLDTIYSRLATYADRKFEVGQTGRLEKVSAQSSADQIAIELRRAEGDLAVYQAELERWTGGLNGALPDTNSMTLLAHAPDPDVGMDPVLLQEQQRVALAEKAWKLERSQWAPSLQGGGFYQSLDGLSPFSGYLIGASMPLPGSGQGVRTKAARLRSEIAQQQFEDVRRTRSTELIRTRTRLVQLRENLAYYEGTGTALASTLRGDAERAYLNGDVGYMEFIQGVDRSYRIDSEHLRTRFELALTLLHLKSLLGQ
- a CDS encoding efflux RND transporter periplasmic adaptor subunit, with the translated sequence MRYLLPIALILLLGACRSEPTTTAAPEATMDHATDHGPEVVLTADQVKAIGLVTGTMEQRGLKSSLKANGHLALPPDQNAQVSILIGGLVRSVLVEEGQHVEKGTLLATLESLEHLQLQQDYLVTVSDLDVFDADLTRQQDLQTDRINATKTVERAQADASSARARKAGLAAKLRLFGTDPARLTPENMSAAYSVRAPITGNLKRINVNLGQFAEPNKPLFEIVDTRRLHIDLNVFEQDVAKVKIGQQVVFGHAGEPVGQHTAVVFAINKAFETDQQAVLVHARLDDTGEELLPGMYIEALIRIDSTQAWSLPNDAVVSNGDEHYIFVEEGTGAASEAGTGTFRQVSVRIGASELGYTEVKPLTALEPDARIVIKGAYYLLSELTKGSGEHGH
- a CDS encoding EamA family transporter, which gives rise to MERSVLFALISMVFAGITAVIAKLGMKNVSGDVALAVRTTLIFALVWINSLAFRQVTELKLLTRNDLLFLCLSGVTTFLSWLFYYRAMKEGSVALVSTIDKASIVITILLSVWILKEPLTWRLALGGSLMVAGLVVLVWK
- a CDS encoding aldo/keto reductase, with the protein product MRYRRLGTSGLQVSEVSLGSWLTFGKQITDPVAEKLMKVAYDGGINFFDNAEIYARGESERVMGKVLKKMKWSRDSWIVSSKVFFGAGGKLPTQVGLHRKHVVEGCNDALKRLQVEYIDLFFCHRLDKNTPIEETVWTMHQLIMAGKILYWGTSEWSAQEIMEAHMFAKQNHLIGPIMEQPQYNMFHRDKVEVEFSQVYKTVGLGTTIWSPLASGILSGKHRDTKASKGTRLTMEGLDWLRERELTEARLKKVDKLKVIAEKLDLSLPVMSLAWCLKNPNVSTVILGASKEAQLKENLGAVEAQDKLTTAVMEKIAKVLDNEPVRPLF
- a CDS encoding ABC transporter ATP-binding protein, coding for MSSEVNALEVVKVSKSFHDPVTVKVLKEVSLELKRGEFVSITGKSGCGKSTLLYILSTMDTDYEGELLIDGEATRGKSGSRLARIRNEKIGFVFQFHYLLTEFSVLHNVMLPGLKLGKKSKAEVEHRAMELLKELDIGEQALKSANQISGGQKQRVAIARALINDPLIIMGDEPTGNLDSKNSEIVFEIFQRIASEHKRSLLVVTHDEDFAKRTDRIIEMDDGRVV
- a CDS encoding ABC transporter permease, translating into MQLLIDIAITLLRAKLRQSIVAAVGVMFSIAMFVTLLGFMNGLNTLLDGLILNRTPHVRLYNELHPSTEQPIEKAFHHTGDSTHHFIRSIKPKDDLPRLRNATAIMSALENDERVLAVSPRLVAQVLFNIGTTDLNGIVNGVDVMKEVQYYTFNDYLVQGDPSDLATSNNTIVLGKGLAELMEAKIGDVVQVTTATGDRAMLRVVGYFQSGMADYDKVQCFANIKTVQKLLVRPGSYLTDINVKLHDIADAPAMAKEFTSRFGVQAVDIQTANAQFETGSDVRNIISYAVGIVLLIVAGFGIYNILNMMIYEKLDAIAILKATGFNGSDVRTIFLLLSIIIGIVGAVGGLVVGIGLQLVVDNTPFVTAALPTITTFPIDYSISYYVIAVTFALLTTWVAGWFPASKASQIDPVEIIRGK